From Calonectris borealis chromosome 9, bCalBor7.hap1.2, whole genome shotgun sequence, one genomic window encodes:
- the PHC3 gene encoding polyhomeotic-like protein 3 isoform X5 has protein sequence MENEPNTTTCSASTTTITTTSTSRTQLPQISVYSGSDRHAVQINLSTSPTPAQIISRSQTSNTTSSSITQQTMLLGSTSPTLSASQAQMYLRAQMLIFTPATTVAAVQSDIPVVSSSSSSSCQSAATQVQNLTLRSQKLGVLSSSQNGPPKSSSQTQSLSLCANKPVTSSKGSQPDPSESNRKGESPTAECRSTPVTRTSSIHHLITPASYSPLQPHSLVKHQQIPLHSPPPKISHHQLILQQQQQVQPIALQAPSGQEPPPSQHCLPLPSHGLPPGSGSVQSHCSPIHIHPPPLTLSPTPSQSAQQSVVVSPPPSHSPSQSPTIIIHPQALIQSQANSLVPTALQPEQTAPQQTATNPVRPIAQPLNLPSHLPLPSSPAVHIGSVDQPSLVSPGQQIVSSTPHQQYSALQSTPIPLAAPPQLSTSSTQIQQLPLQSVQSLQVQPEILSQGQVLVQNTLVSEEELPAAEALVQLPFQTLPPPQTVAVNLQVQPSVPIETPVIYQVENVCEEEMPEESDCVHMARTPTPPTLSPPAITLGNGEALTSEDPLSEHGGLPSVTSSVSASVIKSPSDPSHASIPPPPLLLPAATTRSNSTSMPNSIPSLENKPPQAIVKPQILTHVIEGFVIQEGLEPFPVSRSSLLVEQPAEKRLLVEGQIMSVVCVESDLQNTKPADNSSDTEIEDMIAEEGLDEIENDLLKCEFCGKMGYANKFLRSKRFCSTSCAKRHSLSCTKKFGLFTSDKTSRWNRKSDSQSLGRRGRRPSGPDGASRDHFLRQLPITYPSAEEDVASHEDAVPAAMTTRLRRQSERERERELRELRIRKMPESIDLLPVVQADPSVWTVDEVWAFIHSLPGCQDIADEFRAQEIDGQALLLLKEDHLMSAMNIKLGPALKICARINSLKES, from the exons ATGGAGAATGAACCAAACACAACAACGTGTTCTGCATCTACAACTACGATCACTACCACCTCCACTTCCCGGACACAGCTGCCGCAGATATCTGTCTACAGCGGCTCTGACAGGCATGCTGTCCAG aTTAACCTCTCCACCTCTCCTACACCTGCACAGATAATAAGCCGTTCACAGACCTccaacaccaccagcagcagtATTACCCAACAGACTATGTTGCTGGGGAGCACCTCTCCAACCCTGAGTGCAAGCCAGGCTCAAATGTATCTACGAGCTCAAATG CTTATTTTTACTCCCGCGACCACTGTGGCTGCTGTCCAGTCTGACATTCCTGTTGTCTCATCATCTTCCTCATCTTCCTGTCAGTCTGCAGCTACTCAG GTTCAGAACTTGACATTGCGCAGTCAGAAGTTGGGTGTATTGTCAAGTTCACAGAATGGCCCACCAAAGAGCAGCAGTCAAACTCAATCATTGTCTCTGTGCGCTAATAAACCTGTAACCAGTTCCAAGGGCAGCCAACCAGATCCCTCAGAAAGCAATAGAAAAGGCGAGAGCCCAACTGCAGAGTGTCGGAGTACACCAGTCACACGGACATCAAGCATACATCACTTAATAACACCAG CTTCATATTCTCCATTGCAACCTCATTCTCTAGTAAAACATCAGCAGATCCCACTTCATTCACCACCTCCAAAGATTTCCCATCATCAGCTGATattgcaacagcagcagcaagtccAGCCAATCGCACTTCAGGCTCCTTCGGGTCAGGAACCCCCTCCGTCACAGCACTGTCTGCCGCTCCCAAGCCATGGTCTTCCTCCGGGTTCCGGCAGTGTCCAGTCTCATTGCTCACCGATTCACATCCATCCTCCACCTCTAACGCTATCTCCCACTCCATCCCAGTCAGCTCAGCAGTCAGTGGTGGTATCTCCTCCACCTTCTCACTCCCCTAGTCAATCACCCACAATAATTATTCACCCTCAAGCACTTATTCAGTCACAGGCAAACTCCCTTGTGCCAACAGCTCTTCAGCCAGAGCAGACTGCTCCTCAGCAAACTGCTACCAATCCAGTTCGACCAATTGCACAGCCACTTAATCTTCCGTCACATCTTCCACTTCCATCTTCCCCTGCTGTACATATAGGGTCAGTAGATCAGCCCAGCCTAGTTTCCCCAGGCCAACAGATCGTGTCCTCGACACCACACCAGCAATATTCAGCCTTGCAGTCCACACCTATCCCTCTTGCAGCTCCTCCTCAGCTGTCAACATCTTCAACCCAGATTCAACAACTGCCATTGCAGTCTGTGCAGTCTTTACAAGTGCAGCCTGAAATTCTGTCCCAGGGCCAGGTTTTGGTTCAAAACACTTTGGTTTCTGAGGAAGAACTTCCTGCTGCAGAAGCTTTGGTCCAGCTGCCATTTCAAACTCTTCCACCACCACAGACTGTTGCAGTGAATCTTCAGGTGCAGCCATCGGTACCAATTGAAACTCCAGTG ATTTACCAAGTGGAGAATGTGTGTGAAGAAGAGATGCCCGAGGAATCAGATTGTGTCCATATGGCTAGAACACCTACGCCACCCACTTTGTCTCCACCAGCCATAACCTTGGGGAATGGAGAGGCTCTTACTTCAGAAGATCCTTTGTCAG aacatgGGGGACTACCTTCGGTGACATCATCAGTCAGTGCCTCAGTAATTAAATCTCCATCTGATCCTTCACATGCCTCTATTCCACCACCACCTCTTTTGCTTCCAGCAGCAACAACAAGGAGCAACAGCACATCAATGCCCAATAGCATTCCTAGCCTAGAAAATAAACCTCCACAGGCTATTGTTAAACCACAGATCCTGACCCATGTTATTGAAGGCTTTGTGATTCAGGAGGGGTTAGAACCGTTCCCT GTAAGTCGTTCATCTTTGCTGGTAGAACAGCCTGCAGAAAAAAGATTGCTAGTGGAGGGTCAAATCATGAGTGTTGTGTGCGTTGAATCAGACTTGCAGAATACAAAACCTGCAGACAACTCATCGGACACAGAGATAGAGGACATGATTGCAGAAG AGGGATTGGATGAAATTGAAAATGATCTCCTGAAGTGTGAATTTTGTGGAAAAATGGGATATGCTAATAAGTTTCTACGGTCAAAAAGATTCTGCTCCACATCCTGTGCCAAAAG GCACAGCCTTAGTTGCACTAAGAAATTTGGGCTGTTTACATCAGACAAGACCAGCCGCTGGAATCGGAAATCAGATAGCCAAAGTCTTGGGCGACGCGGGCGTCGACCGAGTGGCCCTGATGGGGCGTCACGAGATCATTTTCTTAGACAG CTTCCAATTACTTATCCATCTGCAGAAGAAGATGTGGCTTCTCATGAAGATGCTGTTCCAGCTGCCATGACCACCCGTCTGCGAAGAcagagtgaaagagagagagaacgtGAACTGAGAGAACTAAGAATTAGGAAAATGCCAGAGAGCATTGACTTGTTACCAGTGGTGCAAGCTGACCCATCAGTATGGACTGTTGATGAAGTTTGGGCCTTCATACATTCTTTGCCTG GTTGTCAAGACATTGCGGATGAATTTAGAGCACAAGAAATTGATGGACAAGCTCTCCTCTTGTTGAAGGAGGATCACCTTATGAGTGCAATGAATATTAAGCTTGGACCTGCATTGAAAATCTGTGCACGTATCAATTCATTGAAAGAATCCTAG
- the PHC3 gene encoding polyhomeotic-like protein 3 isoform X3, whose amino-acid sequence MENEPNTTTCSASTTTITTTSTSRTQLPQISVYSGSDRHAVQASLSGGRQCTSPTGSVTQQSSMSQTSINLSTSPTPAQIISRSQTSNTTSSSITQQTMLLGSTSPTLSASQAQMYLRAQMLIFTPATTVAAVQSDIPVVSSSSSSSCQSAATQVQNLTLRSQKLGVLSSSQNGPPKSSSQTQSLSLCANKPVTSSKGSQPDPSESNRKGESPTAECRSTPVTRTSSIHHLITPASYSPLQPHSLVKHQQIPLHSPPPKISHHQLILQQQQQVQPIALQAPSGQEPPPSQHCLPLPSHGLPPGSGSVQSHCSPIHIHPPPLTLSPTPSQSAQQSVVVSPPPSHSPSQSPTIIIHPQALIQSQANSLVPTALQPEQTAPQQTATNPVRPIAQPLNLPSHLPLPSSPAVHIGSVDQPSLVSPGQQIVSSTPHQQYSALQSTPIPLAAPPQLSTSSTQIQQLPLQSVQSLQVQPEILSQGQVLVQNTLVSEEELPAAEALVQLPFQTLPPPQTVAVNLQVQPSVPIETPVIYQVENVCEEEMPEESDCVHMARTPTPPTLSPPAITLGNGEALTSEDPLSEHGGLPSVTSSVSASVIKSPSDPSHASIPPPPLLLPAATTRSNSTSMPNSIPSLENKPPQAIVKPQILTHVIEGFVIQEGLEPFPVSRSSLLVEQPAEKRLLVEGQIMSVVCVESDLQNTKPADNSSDTEIEDMIAEEGLDEIENDLLKCEFCGKMGYANKFLRSKRFCSTSCAKRHSLSCTKKFGLFTSDKTSRWNRKSDSQSLGRRGRRPSGPDGASRDHFLRQLPITYPSAEEDVASHEDAVPAAMTTRLRRQSERERERELRELRIRKMPESIDLLPVVQADPSVWTVDEVWAFIHSLPGCQDIADEFRAQEIDGQALLLLKEDHLMSAMNIKLGPALKICARINSLKES is encoded by the exons ATGGAGAATGAACCAAACACAACAACGTGTTCTGCATCTACAACTACGATCACTACCACCTCCACTTCCCGGACACAGCTGCCGCAGATATCTGTCTACAGCGGCTCTGACAGGCATGCTGTCCAG GCAAGCCTGTCAGGTGGGAGGCAATGTACTTCCCCCACTGGGAGTGTCACTCAGCAGTCAAGCATGTCGCAGACCTCG aTTAACCTCTCCACCTCTCCTACACCTGCACAGATAATAAGCCGTTCACAGACCTccaacaccaccagcagcagtATTACCCAACAGACTATGTTGCTGGGGAGCACCTCTCCAACCCTGAGTGCAAGCCAGGCTCAAATGTATCTACGAGCTCAAATG CTTATTTTTACTCCCGCGACCACTGTGGCTGCTGTCCAGTCTGACATTCCTGTTGTCTCATCATCTTCCTCATCTTCCTGTCAGTCTGCAGCTACTCAG GTTCAGAACTTGACATTGCGCAGTCAGAAGTTGGGTGTATTGTCAAGTTCACAGAATGGCCCACCAAAGAGCAGCAGTCAAACTCAATCATTGTCTCTGTGCGCTAATAAACCTGTAACCAGTTCCAAGGGCAGCCAACCAGATCCCTCAGAAAGCAATAGAAAAGGCGAGAGCCCAACTGCAGAGTGTCGGAGTACACCAGTCACACGGACATCAAGCATACATCACTTAATAACACCAG CTTCATATTCTCCATTGCAACCTCATTCTCTAGTAAAACATCAGCAGATCCCACTTCATTCACCACCTCCAAAGATTTCCCATCATCAGCTGATattgcaacagcagcagcaagtccAGCCAATCGCACTTCAGGCTCCTTCGGGTCAGGAACCCCCTCCGTCACAGCACTGTCTGCCGCTCCCAAGCCATGGTCTTCCTCCGGGTTCCGGCAGTGTCCAGTCTCATTGCTCACCGATTCACATCCATCCTCCACCTCTAACGCTATCTCCCACTCCATCCCAGTCAGCTCAGCAGTCAGTGGTGGTATCTCCTCCACCTTCTCACTCCCCTAGTCAATCACCCACAATAATTATTCACCCTCAAGCACTTATTCAGTCACAGGCAAACTCCCTTGTGCCAACAGCTCTTCAGCCAGAGCAGACTGCTCCTCAGCAAACTGCTACCAATCCAGTTCGACCAATTGCACAGCCACTTAATCTTCCGTCACATCTTCCACTTCCATCTTCCCCTGCTGTACATATAGGGTCAGTAGATCAGCCCAGCCTAGTTTCCCCAGGCCAACAGATCGTGTCCTCGACACCACACCAGCAATATTCAGCCTTGCAGTCCACACCTATCCCTCTTGCAGCTCCTCCTCAGCTGTCAACATCTTCAACCCAGATTCAACAACTGCCATTGCAGTCTGTGCAGTCTTTACAAGTGCAGCCTGAAATTCTGTCCCAGGGCCAGGTTTTGGTTCAAAACACTTTGGTTTCTGAGGAAGAACTTCCTGCTGCAGAAGCTTTGGTCCAGCTGCCATTTCAAACTCTTCCACCACCACAGACTGTTGCAGTGAATCTTCAGGTGCAGCCATCGGTACCAATTGAAACTCCAGTG ATTTACCAAGTGGAGAATGTGTGTGAAGAAGAGATGCCCGAGGAATCAGATTGTGTCCATATGGCTAGAACACCTACGCCACCCACTTTGTCTCCACCAGCCATAACCTTGGGGAATGGAGAGGCTCTTACTTCAGAAGATCCTTTGTCAG aacatgGGGGACTACCTTCGGTGACATCATCAGTCAGTGCCTCAGTAATTAAATCTCCATCTGATCCTTCACATGCCTCTATTCCACCACCACCTCTTTTGCTTCCAGCAGCAACAACAAGGAGCAACAGCACATCAATGCCCAATAGCATTCCTAGCCTAGAAAATAAACCTCCACAGGCTATTGTTAAACCACAGATCCTGACCCATGTTATTGAAGGCTTTGTGATTCAGGAGGGGTTAGAACCGTTCCCT GTAAGTCGTTCATCTTTGCTGGTAGAACAGCCTGCAGAAAAAAGATTGCTAGTGGAGGGTCAAATCATGAGTGTTGTGTGCGTTGAATCAGACTTGCAGAATACAAAACCTGCAGACAACTCATCGGACACAGAGATAGAGGACATGATTGCAGAAG AGGGATTGGATGAAATTGAAAATGATCTCCTGAAGTGTGAATTTTGTGGAAAAATGGGATATGCTAATAAGTTTCTACGGTCAAAAAGATTCTGCTCCACATCCTGTGCCAAAAG GCACAGCCTTAGTTGCACTAAGAAATTTGGGCTGTTTACATCAGACAAGACCAGCCGCTGGAATCGGAAATCAGATAGCCAAAGTCTTGGGCGACGCGGGCGTCGACCGAGTGGCCCTGATGGGGCGTCACGAGATCATTTTCTTAGACAG CTTCCAATTACTTATCCATCTGCAGAAGAAGATGTGGCTTCTCATGAAGATGCTGTTCCAGCTGCCATGACCACCCGTCTGCGAAGAcagagtgaaagagagagagaacgtGAACTGAGAGAACTAAGAATTAGGAAAATGCCAGAGAGCATTGACTTGTTACCAGTGGTGCAAGCTGACCCATCAGTATGGACTGTTGATGAAGTTTGGGCCTTCATACATTCTTTGCCTG GTTGTCAAGACATTGCGGATGAATTTAGAGCACAAGAAATTGATGGACAAGCTCTCCTCTTGTTGAAGGAGGATCACCTTATGAGTGCAATGAATATTAAGCTTGGACCTGCATTGAAAATCTGTGCACGTATCAATTCATTGAAAGAATCCTAG